A stretch of the Alkalispirochaeta americana genome encodes the following:
- a CDS encoding sulfotransferase family protein: MKKKTTHRLGRVLKLQRNRILLAGSKSKINYRNFHHKHNVSIYPEYRLIYNRLKKSGNTTITAFLNDILGSESYANARDLKKCLVKPEHLTVRQVLDLKDYYSFSIVRNPYYRVLSAYLEKLTGQKVNGKYTEIPGVGRSSPEGFATFLRFLAAGGLYENRHWWPQVDSLFQPVEEFSFIGKLEKIVDEMGIILEANGLDPVLAQSLARPHEYELQESETRITSAQRRAAEFYSDEAVSIVSTLFEKDFKAFGYATDPEWS, encoded by the coding sequence ATGAAAAAAAAGACTACGCACAGACTTGGCCGTGTGCTCAAGCTACAACGCAATCGAATTCTGCTTGCAGGCTCAAAATCAAAAATTAATTACAGAAATTTTCACCATAAGCACAATGTCTCCATTTATCCAGAATATCGATTAATATATAATAGGTTGAAAAAATCAGGAAACACAACAATTACTGCCTTTCTGAATGATATTCTTGGTTCGGAGTCATACGCGAACGCTCGCGATCTGAAAAAGTGCTTGGTCAAACCCGAGCATCTGACTGTTCGGCAAGTGCTTGATTTGAAAGACTATTATTCTTTTTCGATTGTGCGGAACCCTTACTATCGGGTTCTATCGGCGTATCTGGAGAAGCTTACCGGCCAAAAAGTGAACGGGAAATATACCGAGATTCCTGGTGTTGGTCGTTCATCGCCCGAGGGTTTTGCGACTTTTTTGCGGTTCCTTGCTGCTGGAGGTCTCTACGAGAACCGTCATTGGTGGCCTCAAGTGGATTCGCTTTTTCAACCCGTCGAGGAATTTTCATTTATTGGAAAACTCGAAAAAATTGTTGATGAAATGGGAATAATATTGGAAGCGAATGGTCTTGACCCCGTTCTGGCACAGAGCCTTGCAAGACCGCATGAGTACGAGTTACAGGAAAGTGAGACCAGGATAACGTCAGCACAACGGCGAGCTGCGGAATTCTATTCCGACGAAGCCGTGTCAATTGTTTCGACGCTATTTGAGAAAGATTTTAAAGCATTTGGTTATGCCACTGATCCCGAGTGGTCGTGA